In Gossypium hirsutum isolate 1008001.06 chromosome D06, Gossypium_hirsutum_v2.1, whole genome shotgun sequence, one genomic interval encodes:
- the LOC107907294 gene encoding putative F-box/kelch-repeat protein At4g35120, whose translation MSGNTRNCSSYFDARQRDGEIKGLFFLDKTQRDTEGKRRTDLHFLDLERGEISDVLSTTPPDVPLGSTVVTCGNHVYTIGGKILRGGILRSLNHVFRFDFKHAERGWRKVSSMLYPRGLPEALAAQGKIYVFKGSRDCFGEVYDISGDSWVPLCVPSIAEYSGVSRPVLLDSSRSRILVHFSGDRYRSLYAYYYNDKSWVCLDPKFPYWSPTVGIVGNVLYVFHEISDEICSWKAYDVQDKKWLPVKWLTEFSLHQPFTAPVGAPLIHLGNDKWCMVWHSVTLNCFEYLIFRMWRNGHGGIYAAAVDGYRTSASFGSVNPTILMP comes from the coding sequence ATGAGCGGCAATACTCGTAATTGCTCGAGTTACTTTGATGCGCGACAACGAGATGGAGAGATCAAGGGCTTGTTTTTCCTCGATAAGACACAGCGGGATACCGAAGGTAAACGCAGGACTGATTTGCACTTTTTGGATCTGGAAAGAGGTGAAATCTCTGACGTTTTGAGTACGACGCCACCTGATGTCCCTCTTGGTTCCACTGTGGTTACCTGTGGCAACCACGTTTACACCATTGGGGGGAAGATCCTTCGGGGTGGTATCCTTCGTTCATTAAACCATGTTTTCCGCTTTGATTTTAAGCACGCTGAACGTGGGTGGAGAAAAGTTAGTTCTATGCTGTACCCTCGGGGTCTTCCCGAGGCTCTTGCTGCACAAGGAAAGATTTACGTCTTCAAGGGATCTCGTGATTGTTTTGGCGAGGTTTACGATATAAGTGGGGATAGTTGGGTTCCATTGTGCGTCCCTTCTATTGCGGAATATTCAGGAGTAAGTCGCCCTGTTCTCCTAGATTCTTCCCGATCTCGGATTTTGGTGCACTTCTCTGGCGATAGATATAGATCTCTTTACGCCTATTACTATAATGATAAATCATGGGTTTGCCTCGATCCAAAATTTCCTTACTGGTCTCCCACAGTCGGAATCGTGGGCAATGTGCTGTATGTTTTCCATGAGATTTCTGACGAGATCTGTTCTTGGAAGGCGTATGATGTGCAGGATAAGAAATGGTTGCCCGTCAAGTGGTTAACAGAATTTTCATTACATCAACCATTCACTGCCCCTGTGGGTGCCCCTCTGATTCATTTGGGCAATGACAAGTGGTGTATGGTTTGGCACAGCGTTACGCTTAATTGTTTTGAGTACCTTATATTCAGAATGTGGCGCAACGGGCATGGAGGGATTTATGCAGCTGCAGTGGATGGATATAGAACCTCTGCTTCATTTGGATCCGTTAATCCTACAATATTGATGCCGTAA
- the LOC107943327 gene encoding uncharacterized protein, with protein MVAFDLPIPENEGPPSSAVILKLELLYAPILVNGSDFQASPDYCPAAIHEFPIPPKALLGLHSYCPVYFDAFHAILEDVSVHTTLLKAGSRKVYTKVPSISYSTTNDVSVESIDGSTQALDQVASTDLKQVMLVKALLNARDTLLAEPKELSLGALGMETLKWKH; from the exons ATGGTTGCCTTTGATCTACCTATTCCTGAAAATGAG GGTCCTCCCTCATCAGCTGTCATATTGAAGCTTGAGCTTCTATATGCACCTATATTGGTAAATGG TTCTGATTTTCAGGCTTCTCCTGATTATTGCCCGGCTGCCATTCATGAATTCCCAATCCCTCCTAAAGCTCTTTTAGGACTTCATTCTTATTGCCCTGTTTACTTTGATGCATTTCATGCTATTCTTGAGGATGTAAGTGTTCACACGACTCTGCTAAAAGCTGGTTCTCGCAAGGTCTACACGAAGGTACCCAG CATTTCTTATTCTACAACTAATGATGTTTCCGTTGAAAGCATTGATGGATCTACTCAG GCACTGGATCAAGTGGCTTCTACTGATCTGAAACAGGTCATGCTTGTTAAGGCATTATTAAATGCTCGTGACACACTGCTTGCGGAGCCGAAAGAACTTAGTTTGGGAGCTTTAGGAATGGAAACACTGAAATGGAAACACTGA